The stretch of DNA TTAGACAAGTTCAACATTTTTTAGAGCCCTGCCTGTTTCTTGCCCTTAATGAGCACAGCACACTGCTGTTTTTTGCTCTTCAgttgcttgatttttttacatgacaaaaatgtgtttggtgACCAAGACCAAATCTCACAGGAAGATTTTGCCATTTTGGACCCCTTGAAGAAGATGACAATTCTTCACTGGCATAGTCGCACTGCAAGAGTGACCCTGCAGCCCCACGCTTTTCACTGTTCGAACAAGGGCTGAAGGCAAGAAGTACCTTGTTAGCTACAGCAGGACAGCTAGCGAAGGAGTAGAGGCAGGCAGAGCATACGGAAAGTTAAGAAGTGTTTTGTTCGTTAAACTCCCATTTAAGACAAAGCTTCCAGAGCGTCGAGCACCAGGTAAACAGGATATTCTTAGATTGCTTAACAGTTGAGGGTTTTTGAGCAAATGATGTGGAAACAACTACATCATTTATAAACACTAttgttctgaaaacagttttgtgagTCTAAATATTTAAGTACtgtattttcctgccttttcacAAACTAGTCTTTTACACGAGAGCTTTCCCATTGATTTTCATTCGTTAGGATGCTGCTTGTGAGCACAATGGTCgtatttctatttattatttctaattctcatttttctcataTTTCTAAGTATTCACCTGAACACTTCACGTGCACTGGAAATAGTATTGTAccccagggtggtggtggtggaaatgtgGCAGAAGTTGCTCTTACAGCTTGAATTAAATTCTGACTCTTCAgagatttcctttaaaatatatttgaactgaattaatgagaaaataatgcaGTTGAAGAAGTCAGTTACAACCTTTACCTCCAAAAGAAGAATGCATTTTCTTACCTCCATAAAAGTGATGATTACTGCAAGCCTGGTCTTCAATAGGGTGGCCAGCCTTCAAGGACTGTTGCAATACAGGGAAACTTTCAGATTCGACGCCCTGGGGAAGACAAGTGCTGTCACTTTTTTATTGATCCAGTTATAACAGAAGTCACCACCAAAgtagacacaaaaaaaaagcagctacatAATGTTTCGTCTCCAAATTAACAATTAATTTCAAACTGCGTAATAACTGTGCTATCACTAAACTTATGCTGTGGCTTATTTAGGACCAAACTTTTCccataagaaattatttcagaacacagcttcatttcaaaataaagcaaatttcatttgctttggaAGAATCTTCccatattttttcttaactcCAGCCGAGGAGCCAAGGGACAGGAGGCTTCCCAGGCTCTCAGAAGCTCTTCTCCTAGGTGAAGCCCACAGGATCAGacagtccctgtccccagcaaaTGCAGCCTCTGGCAGTGTATCACAGGTACCAGTGCAGCGTTATCGCTAGGTACCAGCGCCTTTTAAGAATAGCTGTGCAAAAGCTGCCCAAATGCAACACTTAGAGGTGAAAGGAAACTTACAATTACAGAAATATGTGGGTTGAGGTGTTTGAGTGCAGCAGCTGACCCTGCCAGCAAGCCACAGTGGCCTCCTGCAGGGAAAATCACTGCATCCAGCTTTGGCACCTGCTCGTACACCTCCAGCCCCACGGTTCCCAGGCCCGACAGGTAGACAGCACTATCCTCCCTGCGGGAAGGAAGGGCACAGCTCAGCAGGGTTCACAGGTGGCAACGCAACAACAGTTCAAGCTACTACTGTAAAGACACCATTCAGCAGAAAAAGATACACGTGAGAGCACGTCGCCAGCACGACGGGAGGAGGCAACACATCAGGACGCTGCCATCGGACAGACCGTGGTGTGCTGTTACCTGCTGGGAGAAAACTCCTGCTGTTGACAAACCCCCCAAACAGCCTTCAGGCCGAGGAGCACTTATCTCTGTTGTTACCAGTACAGGTGTTTAGGGAGCTGGCGAGGCAGAAGTCACGCTTCTGTGCCATTGCTTCCTTCAGCTTCATAAATTTTAAGTGTTGCGGTCCAAACTAAAAGCAAAGTCCCAAAAGGAaatctccttccttctctttacaATAGGAATTTGGTGTTTGTGATAAATGGGACTTCTCATGAAATTTAATCACTACGTTCAACCTCAAAAATAGCAAACAGATTGCTAGAGTTCAGTCTTTCCACAATCCAGCGCCAATATCTGATATCTTCACGTGACTCTGGAAGGGCCTTTAGTTGTGCCAAAACACTCACTGGTAAAACACTTTTAGGCAAAGGTAATACAATGAGCAGGATAAGGACAAGCAGAGtcaaagactgaagaaaagccCACTGCACAGTCACACAATTGACTTGGATCTATTTCTAAAAGCTGGTTTGcgttttatttaaaagttagcAATGACATACACATAGAATGATATATGAACAAAAAAACTATGAGATCACTGTATGCCTgtgtgttctgctttttctggcaAACGGATAAGCAAAAAGAATTATACAGCCAATGACTTCACTTGATTTACTTGACCCAGGACATTTGGGTACTAGGAAGCTGTGCTTTTACTACTGTTAGACATGCACAGAGAGGCTCATTGCAAGAACACAGAATGCCTGCAAGGTGGAGACCAGGGCCCTCCTGGGGAGTTACCTCACATATAcagcaaaccacagcaaaaTCCTCAGGGCGAGAGTCTATATAACTACACAAGAAAGGATGGGAGGAATGAACTTACACTCCAGTAGCACAGCTAAAGACAAAGGCAAGAAATCATAGTGGAATGGGTAACTGAACCCTTGAATTTACTGGCTTTATCAAGACACTGAAGTAGCATTCTCCTCCTTCTTACATGTGACAAAATATATCGCTGGTCTCCTGAACCGTTTTGGAGCCTTATTCACAAATAAGATTCAGGACTAAGTTTGCAGAGCTGCCTCTTTCACGGTTATGTGGGAAACCATGGGGACCTGCAAAAATGAACGAGGACCTGGGACATTCAATTTACAAGTAAAACTTCTCGATCAACTGAAATTTCTGCCTGAAGAAGACTGCTCTGGGCAGGGAGGTGTATTAGCCATTTGAATGAACGTTTCAGATAATCATGCCTTCCTTGCTAACACCTAGTTAGAACACCAGCTCACTGATCAGCCTTCAGCTTTTTATAGTAATACGGGTTATTTTATTTGCCCTATGACtgattaattttgctttctgaaagcaaacataTCTCTTTCAGTATCATATACCATTGAAGGGAAACCAAGAAAAAGGGCAGATAAATCTAAAGACTGTAGatttaaagaagcatttttgaGCCAAAGCTAGAAATTTGGCCGTTTGCCTTCTGAAATGTGCAATCAAAGGTGGGCCGTCAGGCTTTGGTTTTCCAACAAATTTTGGCATGTCAGCTACTGGGTACCACGTTCCCCCATTCTCCAAACAGAGGGCTCGAAAGCTATCAGCTGTCCTTCCTAGAATAACAGACTAACCAGATCCCAAATAACGAGGATCAGGTCTGGTCAGTATTTGGATATGGAGTTACACAAGAAAAAACTGGCCTCACAAGGAAGGAAGGTGTGTAATTCAATCTGTAGCACTCTTATTCCTCTGTTTCACAAATCAATCTTCCCCACATCATCCCAGAGGTACTGTGTTACTTATAGGCAATAGTCGCACTGATTTATAACGAGGTCCTTAACATCtatggttattaaaaaaaatcccatgttACCTAAGGAGCAATTAGGTAGGCTTAATGATTGAATGCCAACTTGGAAAATCACATTTCCTTCCTGGAATCTCGCAGGAAGTTGCACAGTCGGACCAAAAGTTTCTTTCCTCTAATTGAGCTCTTGCATGACCATTTTCATAGCACGGTATTTTAATTGCACTCAAGAAATGGGAAGGACTGACACCGACACACCCAGCTACAGGACACTACCCGTGCAGTCATGTAACATTGacttcaggaaggaaagaatgaaTTGGTTAGGGAGATCGTGGGATGAAATTGCTATAGATTTTGTGCAAGCTAGaattacactgaaataaaactacATTTCAGAAGTTCCATTCTGAAGCACAGGAGGTGAACTGATGTTTTACAGACAGCTTTGGCAGGTAGCGATGGACAGAAGAAGACTGGCTAGGCGTACGTGCGTACATCTCCCTGGGAAAGCTCTCCCAGCCTACACCTAACGAAATATGTTACAGGCATCCTGTTACGAAAAGGCTCACAATTGTAGTGGGggttccccaccccacccctcttttttttttctccagagtgTGAAAAATTGCATCTGCAAGGTTTTACTTAAACACGGTAACAGACTGAATAACCCTGCTTCTTGTAACCTAAAATACCTGCCACTTGTAACCTGAAACCTGAAATAAATCAGAGTGCTTCGGCATTATTCATAGTAATGTGTACATTTACAGTGCCTCCCTGCCAGATGCTGAAGTCTTTTATGTGCATTGTCCCTGGAGCTTCATGAACCTGGAGAACACCTACCTTATGTAACACGAATAATTatttggggaggaggggaagattAAACATGAAATTACAATACAACAGTTTAGTTCTTAGGTGCAAACGTGATAGCTGATGCAAGAGTTAACACATCGATTAACAAATGACTGTCAGACAGTCAGAAATCACAAAGTTACAGAAAGCTTGGTTTTCAGAGAGCCTGAATGGGTTTAAAATTCAGTGGGATCTAGGGAAACTCATTCCCTCAGGTTTCCTTAAAAGTCTCAGTCTGGGACAAGGTTGTGCCCGCGGCAACAGGCAAAGCACACCAGCCAGCCCTGTGGGTCACTTGCTGTCGGCAGAGCTCACAGTGGAGTTGAAGGGTACAGTTTTTAATACTTCCTTCCCAAGCAACCAACCAGGAAAGAAATGAGGACTTTCTCCGTTCCGTCCATTCTGGGATATTCTTTCCAAGAAACGCCCCTCACGATCACCAGTTTAGTGCGGTAGGTGCCCAGGAGCCGAAGGGGAACGGGCGCTCACTGCAGCAGGTGCCGTACAAACACGGAGTCGTGGATAAAGCCTGCACAGGGGCAGCGATGGGGAGGGAGTGGAACATTCCAGCTCAGTGCATGAGAGGGACCTTCGGCTACCTCTCACTAATGAGTCACCCCTCCACGCTTTTGGAAAGCTTACTTgaaaaaaggcaaggaagaagaaaaaggaaaagggaagggaaagacagaagagactgcagagagaaaaggaaaaaaagggaaaaaggatccattctaaatatttttgcctGTCTTATTCTAATTATGTCTTCATTAAATCTGGTTTGTCCAATGACCTCAAATAGTTCAAACTTAAATTTACACTCATCCTTAGCTACTTTAAATAGATGTGTGAAGAAGCCTCTTATCATCTTTTTTCACGGCAGAATCAGTTTTCTCAAAACAGATAGGCAAAAATTTCCCAGCATTAACCTTCTCTTGCTCTACACTATGCCACTGAACCCTTTGCGTTAAAGATCAGCTTTTACCCATCTTACTCCAAACAGAGAGACCAAAACTGAATGCTAGTCTTACAGCTTTCTGACAGGGCTCACAAAGAGTTAACATATATCCATTATCAAAGGAGCCCAAATAATTCCTAAATAGGAAGTTTGCCTCATTTGGGGGAAAGAAGAGCATTTCATTTCGGTTTCCACCCCCGTCATAAAAAGATTCATGATTTGTGCCTAGGAATATGTATGTAACTGTCCGTACTCCAGGTAAGGGGAATTTTTTGATGACCTGTGATCAAATTTTAATGAAACgaattatttttgcagagcTGCGTGAGCATCTAATCTGATCTTTCTAAACAGCCTGACTTTCCACTTACTCTTCGAGGTAGAGGTACCCATTCTCCTGCGCCAACCTTCTTGCGTGCATCTGGGAATCCTTAGCGGTAGTGCCATAGGATATAACCATGGCACCGTACTCACGGCACATTTTCACTCTGGCCGGGGACGTGCTGGTTGACATGATGACGAACACTGGAATACGGAGCTCTGAGGCGTGGTAAGCAACAGCCATGGAAAAGTTACTGTCCGAGGCCACAATCACTCCCTTTCTTTGCTGATCCTAAAAAACAGGGTTGCTTATTGCATATTATATAGTGTCACAAAGTTGTCCCATATGATCCTGGATCATTCTAATGGTCTGACttacttattttcctttactaGCTGATCATATTCTGATATAGCATATGCATGTCTGGTGTGATCTCAGGACTTACAAACCGAGCTGAGAGACAGCACAAGATCAGTCCCTGCTCCTGCACTCCCGTGGGTTCAACTCTTGTCCCACTGGAACTAGCTGCAAAACTCCAGCCAATCCAAGAGCTGCTGTCTGACCTCTCAGAGCTGATATCTGGtccctcttccctgcctgtgtgaaatttttttcatttcaggttCCCTAATAGAAGTATTTATTCATATTAGTACAGAAGTGCAGGAATAACCACTGTTTCTGGGCTGCTGTATCATGCcaattataattattattgttgcaGAGACTCAATAACCTCCTACGGCAAATGATAAACGAGCTATTCACCTAATGATACTGAAATTCATTGCAAAATTAATTGGTGATCTAGATCTTTCTCATGACCCATTGTAACTGAATTTCATCATCACTTAAAGTCTGGTGGTTTCAACATGTCAGAACTATAGTACACATTAAAACACTTTCATctaaatgctgcagaaaaccaccaatgtttacattttgcaagcttttctttgaaatattgttAAGTATTTCACCAGCAGATCAGCCAAGCAtatataaagtattttatattcAGATACTTGCAGACTATCTATGTTGTTCAGCTCAATGGTTCAAAAGGCAAGAAATGCTGTGATTCCATGGACATTATACGTAAACGTATCTTTAATGCTGCTCCATTTTTATGAACCAGAACTAATCTATTTCTTTTTGACTGTTGACATTTTGCTATACCTGAGGCAATGATGTCAGAAGGTAAAGTACACCTCGTTCCTTCACAGATCCTGTGTACTGAAGGAATTCTTTCTTCAGATAGATGTCCATTCCATACTGCTTGGATAGCCTAGAATACTGGAGTATAGAAATGTCGTTATGGGGATGTATGTAAAAGAAGAACCTTCCACACCCCATCAGCTCCTTGGTGAGACATGCATTCAGCTGCTATGTATGAgctctaaaaaataaatttcataatctatttctttagaaatacatGACAGTGTATTTCTACCCGATTCTTCTGGTTTATGGAAGTCTTTTTCAAACTCACAGCAGGGAAATACATACCCCATGCTATTACGAATTCTGAAAATAGCACTTGTTGTGGTCTTACTGTTCAAatagagattttaaaagaagtattcttatttatttcaaaaatcacCCTATGGTTTGATATTTTTGCACCTGCCAGAACTGATATTGAATACTCACCTCCTAAGAGACGCAAAAGCAGTTAGAAAATTCCTCTTTGAGTCCCATTACGGCTCCGCTACAGTTTCTGACACCAATTCACTACTGAGTATTGTCCGTTTTGTATTCTAAGGCCAGTATGACATTagaaaagacattattttttgaagaacaatggaaataaaaaaatacttcccagGATTGCAAGTgtaagcagcagctgcttgaaAATGCTCagtgtttggaaaagaaaggatcCCGGAGCAGAGAGGAATTAGCAAGCATAGTACATGCGATGCAGTGTCCAAGtccatgattttttaaattttttttttttcaaatggtgAAACTCACAGCATGCATCGCCATATTAATTTCCTGTTACCATATTATCTAAAACAAGAGTTTCAAACACGATAACTTATGAAACAGCGCTGCAGTAAGCCTGTGGGTTCCAGTTCCCCAGGCTTACAGCGTCTCTATTTCGTAATTGGCTCTATCTCTTCCATTGCCTGCCAAAGCAAATGAGGACCTGGGGATTTAGGGAATCAAGCCCTCATTTATGATAAGTCACAAAGAGAGACAGTGTCATGCATATGGTGGATAGTGTACATTGTTAATATGTACTGACACATTTTTCAGACTGTGGGAGTTCCAAAGCGAATTTATGTAAACTGAATGTATCTGAAACAGATACTTGCTTTAATGTATACAGCTAAACTAAGTATTTCAGATGAATGTTTCAAGGCTTTATAGTGGATGTGCTGATGTTAAATTCCTCACCCATAGGTGGGGCCAGATTCTctattttgcttctgaaaatcctGCAACAGGAGTTACCACTTGCTGCTCCTCTGCAAATCGCAGAACTGAAAGAATGGAAAGTGCTTAGTACTCTAATAGGATAATCGTTTCTATCCTAAACAGCCTAATCTATGGAGAATGCCCACGCAAAACAGAACAGGAACACCGGACAGGAAACACTGCTTTACTGCTTCTTCACGTTGTACTAGTTTTaccattttttggttttgtagaCAATCTTGGACTCCAGAGTgaacaatgagaaaaagaatttaaggAGATAAATCCTGTGACTTTATAAAGTTTCTAAGtctctgacatttaaaaatatgtgtcATTAAGTCACTCTTTACCACAGAGGTGGTGTACTTCAggccatttttctttcattttgatatTCAATATTTTACCTCTAGGTTACTCTTTTCTGCTTACCTCAACTAAGGCTTTTTTATGTAGCCTAAATATAGCAATCACTTCTAGCAAAGGAGGTGTCGGTGctattttcagctgtgctgaCCTGATGCGTGACCTTGTAAGACTTATTGAACCAGCCTGTAAGTTTTCCATTTTGTCACCGTGCTCTTATCTATGGACCACAGGTACTGGGTCTAATGTACATCACACGGCGCAGCCTCCATTTGGCATCCACAAAGCTAACATAAAGCAACCCTTAAGGTTCCTACAGCAGTAACCAAACCAAGCGTGCAATTTAATGCTGATTCCTTGCTTTTCTATACGCACTACCACTAGGATATCTGGTATGATCATTCACGATGCCGTATCTCAGCTCCAGGCACACTCCTGCATAAGGATCCAAGATGCTCCATCCATGGTCTTACCTGCAGATCAGGAATCACCGCACAAAGTGTTTTTCCATTCAATTAACTGAATGGGTTATAGTCACGCTCACTTTTTTAACCCAAACATCTGCCCCTGAAAGGGAAACTTACCTCTCAGCGACGAGCTAAAATAAAGGTGATCTGTGATTTTCTTGACATTGCTCTGTGCTTTCAATACTTTGTTTTTGAACCAGTGCATGAAACATATACCAAGATATGACTTCTGCAGGAACATTACTTTCAACAGCAACAGTCATGGGCTGTTTTCACACTAAAACAAGTGGAGATACAGATCTTCCACCATTCTGATCATCCTAGAAACACAGTTCATAAAAAGAGACTAAGGAAAGTTAGCCTGTTTATCTCGGCAAAGTAAATGCAGAAAGCGGATACAACCATGCTGCATAAATCTGGCAGGGAAACCCAAGAGAAAAGAACTATTTAAGTCGAggggtgttgtggtttaactcctgctggcaactaagcaccacacagctgcttgctcgctctccctcccagcaggatgagggaagagaatcagaagggtaaaagtgagagAACTCATGGGGTgagaaaagaacagtttaacaatttaaataaaataaaaaaataaattgtaatgaaaaggaaaataacagagagagaaaaaaacccaaagacagAGAAGTGACGCAAATGAAAACCATTACTTACTGCCCACTGACCGATGCCAGACCCTGAGCAGCAGACCCCCGGCAACTCCCCCCAACTTTACACACTGAGCATGAGGCCAGAGGGTATGGGACACCCCCTGGGTCAGCGGGtgtcagctgtcccggccgtgtcccctcccagctcctggtgccccccagcccctcgctggTGGGGCGGTGAGAGGAGCAGAAAGGGCCTCGGCTCCGGGCAGGCTCTGCGCAGCAGTAACCAAACAGCCCTGCGCTGTCAGCCCTGTTCCAGCACGCATCCAAAGCACGGCCCCACACTAgatgctatgaagaaaattaattccaccccagccaaaaccatcaAAAGGGACAAAGCTGCGTGAGAAGAAATGGTTTGAATTGGCCAGAGAGATCTTAATTACTTGTGAGCAGGAGCACGATCAGtttacaaaatgtttcatgtGACACGGATGTCTGCAGGAACAAAAGATGGACTCAGTGGTGCAGTCTTGCCTTTTCCTACATCAGGATGAGCTGGTTGGTTAATTTTCAGAGTGAAAGTGCTCATACATTTGGAGCACGTAGATGGCTCAGGGGATGGGGCCAAGGTGGACTTTACTAGTTTTGAGCTGTTGGTCTGATCCATCTGAGCTGAAGGTGTGAACAAGGTCCTTCCAGGACCCACATGGCCAAGGGTCCCCGAGCCTCACACTGGCAGATGTGCAGAGGCAGTATCCTGTAACTGTCTGGCAGAAATGCACAATGCCatgagctgcagggaagggatgatCCAGGCCACCAAAGGGTACGGAGCCAGCTAGCTCTGCTTTCCAAATTAAGCCGTGACACACTCGCTCTCCCTGCCCATAGacctgcttttgtacagcaaGATTTAACCCATCTAACATGACCAGAGCTGTCAAACACAGAGAAGTGCAGTGCTCATTACCTGCAACACAAATGCAAATCTTCTCTTCCTACGACAGTCTCTCCACAACAGCAGAATATTGACACCTTCACCCAGAGCACTGTCTGTGCTCAGGCACAACACTCTCAGAGGTTTGGTGGCAAACGATGCAATGTGCAGAGTGTGGTACGCTGCCTCTGTTCACCCAAGCCCTGGCCCCTGCCCACCCATGCTGTACACGTGTTTGCccactccccctgccccggcttTCCCAAGCAAGGCTCCAAGCAGACTTGTCCACTCCGAAGGAAACCCCAGGTACAGCTGCCAGGACGGTTTGCTCCCGAGTCACTCTGAATGGGAAGTGCATGAACGCAAAACACATCCAGCTTCTCTCCCCACACCCTGGCCAAGACTGCCCTGCAAGGTTCTTGTGCCACAGTGCAGCCCCAAACGGTCTTGTATCATGTCCCTTGTCACAAGACGCACTTCTTCAGTAGTACGCAACAGAACCCACAGCTATCCTTATTTTGGGAGgtctaaactaaaaaaaaaaaaccatcatcAAAAGTAATTATGATGTCTCTGGATCAGTGGGCACCGTCTGGGAACCAGGAAAACTGCCTTACAGAGCCACCCGCTGCGCTCCAGGGACTGTTAACCCAAGCAGTGGCTCAGACACCAGGGTCCCTTCCCTGTGCAGGTCAGAAATCAGCCCAAGGCCAGTGAGGCTGGCGGGGTGCCTTGGTCAGCAACAGGGAGGGATTCATCAAGAGCGTGATTTGCATTTATGGGAGCATCTCAGTCATTTTCATACCTACACTGATTGATAGGTGCGTATGTTTGTGCGTTTATATTTTAATGTCCTCGTTTTGTTGAGGATGCATGTGGCAGAACCACCTGGTTACAGAACGTATACAGCCTTGCCAGGCTGACCAGGCTAGGAGGGAAAACCTGTACCTTCAAACTCTTCAAATATGAGGGCTAGTTCCAAACCAGACCCTCCCACAAGCCTGCTTACTCAAACACTGACAGTCCGCCGCCTCCAACTCACGTTCCTTGTCACAAGAGTTTTTCACCAGGAGCATAACACCACACTACGTTAAGTTTACGTCTAATGTGGTTTACCCTCTGTCATTGCATCTTTGAGGATTTAGGTTAGTGTAAACAGGTAAGAAGAGGATTATTATTGACAGTTAACAGCAACTAATATGAACACGAGTCATCTTACACAGATCTATACCCTGCAGCTCACACATACTCTGCCTTCATTTCTGATCAacttttataaagaaaagaaacattgaGAGAATGCAAAGCCATAAAGTCTCCCTACCATGCAAGGGGTTTTCTGAACACCGCACTGGATTTTGAAAGCTGCTGCACTAATATCTTCAAATCGAAtcagcttgttacagcttgaCAGGCTGCTCCTACTGCTTGACTGAGGGATGCGGGAAAGGGCATCCCTAAGTAACTCCTCATTACGGCTCACTATCTTCATTTCCCAGGTCTTCACGTCCCCGTTCAGGTAATCCTCCTCAACAAAATCTTTGAGTCTCTCAGGGTTGATAGAGGTTGGCTTCTGCCCAATAAGGCCATTTCTTATCTTCCCATCTTTACAACAGTGAAGATCACAAAGTGCTGGGGcatcttgtttctttattttattgtcatccctaaaaaaaataaaagaaacttgtTAGGAAAGCTTGGATGATGAAAGACTTGACATTTAGCATTTATGAAGGATGCACATCTCAGTTGTCCTTTGCCAGTCTCAAATAGGCAGACTGCATTATTCCTGTCTTATTACCTCTCTCGCAGGTGCATTGACAGCTACTGTAACCAGCCAGCTTTTAGAAAAGCCACAGGTAACCTGGCATGCGGACAAACTGGGAAACCGTCATACCCAAGAGACCAAGAAAGCTATAATCCATGCTGTCTGGGCAGCCCAGATCTTCCTCAGTAGTCAGTACTCAATCATCAATGATCCCAGTTCAGCATTTCCAGAAATTTTGGAATAAATGGAATTGTATTTGCTGTACGCAActctgtgtttttcaaaaaaggCAAATAGCTGCTGCGGAGCATTCCCTTATACTATTAATAGCAGCGTCAAATGTCATTACGTGGCACACAAGAGGtctgcttctctgctcctgCGTACTTGCGGAGCATACTCCTGACAGCCATCGACTGCCTCCTGACAGGAAGGAAATTACTTTGATAAGGGAGAACAATTATATCCTACTACAGAGGCAAAGAACTAGGTCTCCTGATCTGCAAGATAACACTTCATAAATAAGAACACCCGCAGATAAGATGACATCATGATACCACACAAACCTCATTGCCCAAGGAACTTTGGAGAGACAACGCTGCTACAAAAATTTGCCAGTTTTCCTACCTTCAGCTGCCTTACTCTATGTCCCACAGCATTCAGGAGTTCACAGGGGATAACATACTGCAGTGTAGGATCTTGCAGCCCTACTAACAAATAAATGCCAACCTTCTAGGAATTCTTGGAATTTGGAAAGTAATGTGGGGGAAAAGGAGCATTAAGCAGAAGACCAGTGATTTGGAGAAGAGCTGATTACCACCCCTGCTGTGTGGTTATGATTACACAGATGGTATAAGCCTCTCTACACAACCagctcagttt from Falco biarmicus isolate bFalBia1 chromosome 9, bFalBia1.pri, whole genome shotgun sequence encodes:
- the LOC130155148 gene encoding putative threonine dehydratase isoform X1 — protein: MVSPRGPPRARPTDMTTPGPLLPPYGVVVGVLLHLVVYLVAVLYRDDNKIKKQDAPALCDLHCCKDGKIRNGLIGQKPTSINPERLKDFVEEDYLNGDVKTWEMKIVSRNEELLRDALSRIPQSSSRSSLSSCNKLIRFEDISAAAFKIQCGVQKTPCMYSRLSKQYGMDIYLKKEFLQYTGSVKERGVLYLLTSLPQDQQRKGVIVASDSNFSMAVAYHASELRIPVFVIMSTSTSPARVKMCREYGAMVISYGTTAKDSQMHARRLAQENGYLYLEEEDSAVYLSGLGTVGLEVYEQVPKLDAVIFPAGGHCGLLAGSAAALKHLNPHISVIGVESESFPVLQQSLKAGHPIEDQACSNHHFYGDVSGLCFGSNSLQLTGKLVDKVVAVREEDILISMLRLLEYERATVDAEGAIGLAALVAGKLPELKGKRVAVVICSGNLELHLLQQCIARALTLDNRVCRFSLVLSDCPGDISKLLEILAREDARVLDIKQERTFATSELFTTEVTCTVETRDKIHTAQLRNALLERYPTAAWTER
- the LOC130155148 gene encoding putative threonine dehydratase isoform X3, with protein sequence MTWSAFGTDLLRQHRNLTDDNKIKKQDAPALCDLHCCKDGKIRNGLIGQKPTSINPERLKDFVEEDYLNGDVKTWEMKIVSRNEELLRDALSRIPQSSSRSSLSSCNKLIRFEDISAAAFKIQCGVQKTPCMYSRLSKQYGMDIYLKKEFLQYTGSVKERGVLYLLTSLPQDQQRKGVIVASDSNFSMAVAYHASELRIPVFVIMSTSTSPARVKMCREYGAMVISYGTTAKDSQMHARRLAQENGYLYLEEEDSAVYLSGLGTVGLEVYEQVPKLDAVIFPAGGHCGLLAGSAAALKHLNPHISVIGVESESFPVLQQSLKAGHPIEDQACSNHHFYGDVSGLCFGSNSLQLTGKLVDKVVAVREEDILISMLRLLEYERATVDAEGAIGLAALVAGKLPELKGKRVAVVICSGNLELHLLQQCIARALTLDNRVCRFSLVLSDCPGDISKLLEILAREDARVLDIKQERTFATSELFTTEVTCTVETRDKIHTAQLRNALLERYPTAAWTER
- the LOC130155148 gene encoding putative threonine dehydratase isoform X4; its protein translation is MKIVSRNEELLRDALSRIPQSSSRSSLSSCNKLIRFEDISAAAFKIQCGVQKTPCMYSRLSKQYGMDIYLKKEFLQYTGSVKERGVLYLLTSLPQDQQRKGVIVASDSNFSMAVAYHASELRIPVFVIMSTSTSPARVKMCREYGAMVISYGTTAKDSQMHARRLAQENGYLYLEEEDSAVYLSGLGTVGLEVYEQVPKLDAVIFPAGGHCGLLAGSAAALKHLNPHISVIGVESESFPVLQQSLKAGHPIEDQACSNHHFYGDVSGLCFGSNSLQLTGKLVDKVVAVREEDILISMLRLLEYERATVDAEGAIGLAALVAGKLPELKGKRVAVVICSGNLELHLLQQCIARALTLDNRVCRFSLVLSDCPGDISKLLEILAREDARVLDIKQERTFATSELFTTEVTCTVETRDKIHTAQLRNALLERYPTAAWTER
- the LOC130155148 gene encoding putative threonine dehydratase isoform X2, which gives rise to MNFAAQFLYSRVLKNRTPRDYSREDEDYDPFWQRDDNKIKKQDAPALCDLHCCKDGKIRNGLIGQKPTSINPERLKDFVEEDYLNGDVKTWEMKIVSRNEELLRDALSRIPQSSSRSSLSSCNKLIRFEDISAAAFKIQCGVQKTPCMYSRLSKQYGMDIYLKKEFLQYTGSVKERGVLYLLTSLPQDQQRKGVIVASDSNFSMAVAYHASELRIPVFVIMSTSTSPARVKMCREYGAMVISYGTTAKDSQMHARRLAQENGYLYLEEEDSAVYLSGLGTVGLEVYEQVPKLDAVIFPAGGHCGLLAGSAAALKHLNPHISVIGVESESFPVLQQSLKAGHPIEDQACSNHHFYGDVSGLCFGSNSLQLTGKLVDKVVAVREEDILISMLRLLEYERATVDAEGAIGLAALVAGKLPELKGKRVAVVICSGNLELHLLQQCIARALTLDNRVCRFSLVLSDCPGDISKLLEILAREDARVLDIKQERTFATSELFTTEVTCTVETRDKIHTAQLRNALLERYPTAAWTER